Proteins encoded by one window of Streptomyces sp. ALI-76-A:
- a CDS encoding NAD-dependent epimerase/dehydratase family protein encodes MRVLLIGANGYLGRYVADRLLADPAVQLTALGRGDDADVRFDLASGSPGALTRFLDAVHPGVVVNCAGAIRGGARDLTRHNTVAVATVCEALRRSGCGARLVQIGCGAEYGPSQPGSSTAEDAVPRPGGPYGVSKLAATELVLGSGLDAVVLRVFSPAGPGTPAGSPLGRLAEAMRRAMQSGDGELKLGGLGAQRDFVDVRDVARAVHAASLSAAQGVINIGSGRAVRLRDAAAVLARVAGYAGALHELDGPPGPHLRATIGHPRTEAEHAAPVAYPYPDGCGNWQQADVRTARDRLGWRPRINLEESLADIWMEAACRI; translated from the coding sequence ATGAGAGTCCTGCTGATCGGAGCCAACGGCTACCTCGGCCGCTACGTCGCCGACCGACTGCTCGCCGACCCGGCCGTCCAGCTCACCGCTCTCGGCCGCGGCGACGACGCCGACGTCCGCTTCGACCTCGCGTCCGGCAGCCCCGGTGCCCTCACCCGCTTCCTCGACGCGGTCCACCCCGGCGTCGTCGTCAACTGCGCCGGCGCCATCCGCGGCGGGGCCCGTGACCTCACCCGCCACAACACCGTCGCCGTCGCCACCGTCTGCGAGGCCCTGCGCCGCAGCGGCTGCGGCGCCCGCCTCGTGCAGATCGGTTGCGGCGCCGAGTACGGGCCCAGCCAGCCCGGCTCCTCCACCGCCGAGGACGCCGTCCCGCGCCCCGGCGGCCCGTACGGCGTCAGCAAGCTCGCCGCCACCGAACTCGTCCTCGGCTCCGGCCTGGACGCCGTGGTCCTGCGCGTGTTCTCACCGGCCGGTCCCGGCACCCCCGCCGGGTCCCCGCTCGGCCGCCTGGCCGAGGCCATGCGTCGCGCCATGCAGTCCGGCGACGGCGAACTCAAACTGGGCGGCCTCGGCGCCCAGCGCGACTTCGTCGATGTGCGTGATGTCGCCCGCGCCGTGCACGCGGCCTCGCTCTCCGCCGCGCAAGGTGTCATCAACATCGGGTCGGGCCGCGCCGTCCGTCTCCGCGACGCCGCCGCGGTGCTCGCGCGTGTCGCCGGATACGCCGGTGCCCTCCACGAACTCGACGGCCCGCCCGGCCCCCACCTCAGGGCGACCATCGGCCATCCCCGCACCGAGGCGGAGCACGCGGCCCCGGTCGCGTACCCGTACCCGGACGGCTGCGGCAACTGGCAGCAGGCCGATGTGCGCACCGCCCGCGACCGGCTCGGCTGGCGTCCGCGGATCAACCTCGAGGAGTCCCTGGCCGACATCTGGATGGAGGCGGCATGCCGCATCTGA
- a CDS encoding spherulation-specific family 4 protein: MPHLTSAAPGTAHTDLRTGFGVPGFAHPLVAPTEWGALTRPGTPLHWVVLGVSGNGPGSRPDPHCLESVGRLRNAGVRVLGRLDATYGARAHGELVSDAQRYLDWYRADGFLLDRCPTDRVALPEVRRTVTALRGLRDGAHIVLGHGTHPYPGYAENADQLVTFSGPWSDYRWSQVAEWTADYPPVRFCHLVHGVPRGHLDEALRIARWQGAATIYFTDRTDRCGRSDPWETMPGYWDDIVSRVGTGVSE; encoded by the coding sequence ATGCCGCATCTGACCAGTGCCGCCCCCGGCACGGCCCACACCGACCTGCGCACCGGCTTCGGCGTCCCGGGCTTCGCCCACCCCCTGGTCGCGCCGACCGAGTGGGGGGCGCTCACCCGCCCCGGCACCCCGCTGCACTGGGTCGTCCTCGGCGTCTCGGGCAACGGCCCGGGCTCCCGTCCCGACCCGCACTGTCTGGAGTCGGTGGGCCGCCTGCGCAACGCGGGGGTCCGGGTCCTCGGCCGCCTCGACGCCACCTACGGCGCCCGCGCCCACGGGGAGCTGGTCTCCGACGCCCAGCGCTACCTCGACTGGTACCGGGCGGACGGCTTCCTGCTGGACCGCTGCCCCACCGACCGCGTCGCCCTCCCCGAGGTCCGCCGTACGGTCACCGCGCTCCGCGGGCTGCGGGACGGGGCCCACATCGTCCTCGGCCACGGCACCCACCCGTACCCCGGCTACGCCGAGAACGCCGACCAGTTGGTCACCTTCTCCGGCCCGTGGAGCGACTACCGCTGGTCGCAGGTCGCCGAGTGGACCGCCGACTACCCGCCCGTCCGCTTCTGCCACCTTGTGCACGGCGTCCCGCGCGGCCACCTCGACGAGGCGCTGCGCATCGCCCGCTGGCAGGGTGCCGCGACCATCTACTTCACCGACCGTACGGATCGCTGTGGCCGCAGCGATCCCTGGGAGACCATGCCCGGCTACTGGGACGACATCGTCTCGCGTGTCGGGACGGGTGTCTCGGAATGA
- the moeZ gene encoding adenylyltransferase/sulfurtransferase MoeZ, producing the protein MSLPPLVEPAAELTVDEVRRYSRHLIIPDVGMDGQKRLKNAKVLCVGAGGLGSPALMYLAAAGVGTLGIVEFDEVDESNLQRQIIHSQADIGRSKAVSARDSVLGINPYVNVVLHEERLEADNVMDIFSQYDLIVDGTDNFATRYLVNDACVLLNKPYVWGSIYRFDGQASVFWSEHGPCYRCLYPEPPPPGMVPSCAEGGVLGVLCASIGSIQVNEAIKLLAGIGEPLVGRLMIYDALEMQYRQVKVRKDPDCAVCGENPTVTELIDYEAFCGVVSEEAQEAAAGSTITPKQLKEWIDDGENIEIIDVREINEYEIVSIPGAKLIPKNEFLMGTALETLPQDKKIVLHCKTGVRSAEVLAVLKSAGFSDAVHVGGGVIGWVHQIEPHKPVY; encoded by the coding sequence GTGTCGCTGCCACCCCTGGTCGAGCCGGCCGCCGAGCTCACCGTAGACGAGGTTCGCAGGTACTCCCGCCACCTGATCATCCCCGACGTCGGGATGGACGGGCAGAAGCGGCTGAAGAACGCCAAGGTGCTCTGTGTGGGCGCCGGCGGCCTGGGCTCGCCGGCGCTGATGTACCTGGCCGCCGCGGGCGTCGGCACGCTCGGCATCGTGGAGTTCGACGAGGTCGACGAGTCGAACCTGCAGCGCCAGATCATTCACAGCCAGGCCGACATCGGCCGTTCCAAGGCGGTGTCCGCGCGCGACTCCGTCCTCGGCATCAACCCGTACGTGAACGTGGTCCTTCACGAGGAGCGGCTGGAAGCCGACAACGTGATGGACATCTTCAGCCAGTACGACCTGATCGTCGACGGCACGGACAACTTCGCCACCCGCTACCTGGTCAACGACGCCTGCGTGCTGCTGAACAAGCCGTACGTGTGGGGTTCGATCTACCGTTTCGACGGCCAGGCGTCCGTGTTCTGGTCCGAGCACGGCCCCTGCTACCGCTGCCTCTACCCGGAGCCCCCGCCGCCGGGCATGGTCCCCTCCTGCGCTGAGGGTGGCGTGCTGGGCGTGCTGTGCGCGTCCATCGGCTCCATCCAGGTCAACGAGGCCATCAAGCTGCTGGCCGGCATCGGTGAGCCGCTCGTCGGCCGCCTGATGATCTACGACGCCCTGGAGATGCAGTACCGCCAGGTCAAGGTCCGCAAGGACCCGGACTGCGCGGTGTGCGGCGAGAACCCGACCGTCACCGAACTCATCGACTACGAAGCCTTCTGCGGTGTCGTCTCCGAGGAGGCCCAGGAGGCGGCCGCCGGCTCGACGATCACTCCGAAGCAGCTCAAGGAGTGGATCGACGACGGCGAGAACATCGAGATCATCGACGTCCGCGAGATCAACGAGTACGAGATCGTCTCCATTCCGGGCGCCAAGCTGATCCCGAAGAACGAGTTCCTCATGGGCACCGCCCTGGAGACCCTTCCGCAGGACAAGAAGATCGTCTTGCACTGCAAGACGGGTGTCCGCAGTGCGGAGGTTCTCGCGGTCCTGAAGTCCGCGGGCTTCTCCGACGCCGTGCACGTCGGCGGCGGTGTGATCGGCTGGGTCCACCAGATCGAGCCGCACAAGCCGGTGTACTGA
- a CDS encoding alpha/beta hydrolase has translation MRRWARWAALGAAAALLATGCDGSSSGDDGNGGDAGKSGRPSAGSAGRLPSALTSQKLDWGRCEATAEFSAPGSDWQCATLRTPLDWSDPDGETIGLALIRAKARGENRIGSLLFNFGGPGSSGVATMPAYAAVVSLLRERYDLVSWDPRGVAASEGVRCRGDKEIQAAETMDITPDTPAEENAYFRDAADFGKGCEEDAGKLLAHVSTADTARDMDLMRQVLGDRKTHYFGISYGTELGGVYAHHFPQNVGRLVLDAVADPSADTVGHAKNQTRGFQRALNAYLASTGQDPGQGSRKIADLLRRLDANPLPTSSGRQLTQALAFIGIILPLYSEDSWPTLTSALAAAQGGDGSELLALADDYNERDQSGHYGTGSHSQRAISCSDDRQRLTAEEAKKLLPEFERISPVFGTFLGWDTAGFCHDWPVPGRYETPEVSAPGAAPILVVGTTGDPATPYEGTRKMADELGEDVGVMLTWKGEGHGAYGSGSDCVDSTVNAYLLRGTVPRDGKVCT, from the coding sequence ATGAGGCGATGGGCACGGTGGGCGGCTCTGGGTGCCGCTGCCGCACTGCTGGCGACGGGGTGTGACGGGAGCTCGTCCGGTGATGACGGGAACGGCGGGGACGCCGGGAAGAGCGGCCGGCCGTCGGCCGGCTCGGCCGGCCGGCTGCCCTCCGCACTGACCTCGCAGAAACTCGACTGGGGACGCTGCGAGGCCACGGCGGAATTCTCCGCGCCGGGCAGCGACTGGCAGTGCGCGACCCTCAGGACGCCGCTGGACTGGTCGGATCCGGACGGCGAGACGATCGGGCTCGCGCTGATCCGCGCCAAGGCCCGCGGCGAGAACCGCATCGGCTCGCTGCTGTTCAACTTCGGCGGTCCCGGCAGCTCCGGCGTGGCCACCATGCCGGCGTACGCCGCCGTGGTCTCCCTGCTGCGCGAGCGGTACGACCTGGTCAGCTGGGACCCGCGCGGCGTGGCCGCCAGCGAGGGCGTCCGCTGCCGAGGCGACAAGGAGATCCAGGCCGCCGAGACGATGGACATCACCCCGGACACCCCGGCGGAGGAGAACGCCTACTTCCGGGACGCCGCCGACTTCGGCAAGGGCTGCGAGGAGGACGCCGGCAAGCTGCTGGCGCACGTGTCGACCGCCGACACCGCCCGCGACATGGACCTGATGCGGCAGGTCCTCGGTGACAGGAAGACGCACTACTTCGGCATCTCCTACGGCACCGAACTCGGCGGGGTGTACGCGCATCACTTCCCGCAGAACGTGGGACGACTGGTCCTGGACGCGGTCGCCGACCCGAGCGCCGACACCGTCGGCCATGCCAAGAACCAGACCCGGGGCTTCCAGCGGGCGCTGAACGCCTACCTGGCATCCACCGGCCAGGACCCCGGGCAGGGCTCACGGAAGATCGCCGACCTGCTGAGGCGGCTCGACGCGAACCCCCTCCCGACGTCGTCGGGACGGCAGCTGACGCAGGCGCTCGCCTTCATCGGCATCATCCTGCCGCTGTACAGCGAGGACAGCTGGCCAACGTTGACCAGCGCACTGGCCGCGGCGCAGGGGGGAGACGGCTCGGAGCTGCTGGCACTCGCCGACGACTACAACGAGCGTGATCAGTCGGGCCACTACGGCACAGGGTCCCATTCACAACGGGCCATATCGTGCTCGGACGACAGGCAGCGGCTGACGGCCGAGGAGGCGAAGAAGCTGCTGCCGGAGTTCGAGCGGATCTCCCCCGTGTTCGGGACCTTCCTGGGCTGGGACACGGCCGGCTTCTGCCACGACTGGCCGGTGCCCGGGCGGTACGAGACGCCGGAGGTGAGCGCTCCCGGCGCGGCACCGATTCTGGTGGTGGGCACCACGGGCGACCCGGCGACACCGTACGAGGGCACCCGGAAGATGGCCGACGAGCTGGGCGAGGACGTCGGTGTGATGCTCACCTGGAAGGGCGAGGGACACGGTGCGTACGGCAGCGGCAGCGACTGCGTGGACTCCACCGTGAACGCGTATCTGCTGCGCGGCACGGTGCCGAGGGACGGCAAGGTCTGCACATGA
- a CDS encoding alpha/beta hydrolase: MPNPSRPRVAALTTAALLSVSVLAGCGADAPDEDLSAQKPSWEDCPAPSAAEGGGDAPSSLPNGDQWQCATLKAPLDWDRPKGDTIDLALIRAKASGAADRRIGSLVFNFGGPGGSGVTTLPSFADAYTTLRTRYDLVSFDPRGVGRSAPVECENDARLDAFFQRDATPDDAAERTELLADTKEFNAACEDNSKKVLPHVRTTDAARDLDLMRQVLGDDKLHYFGISYGTELGGVYAHLFPKRVGRAVFDAVVDPTQNAEQGSLGQAKGFQLALDNFAADCASQSGGCPVGDSAQDVKDRIAALLEDLDSKPIPGIPPRELTQTAATNGIAQALYSKDFWEYLTEGLEQAYDGNGQTLMVLSDAMNGRGQNGEYSNITAANTSINCADDSPRYTAGYVERKLPEFRAASPVFGDFLAWGMLTCTDWAVPGAADRPDVSAPGSAPILVVGNTGDPATPYEGARRMAQALGEGVGVELTYKGQGHGAYDSGNKCVQDAVNGYLLEGKVPTAGTVCS; encoded by the coding sequence ATGCCGAACCCCTCCCGACCGCGTGTGGCCGCCCTGACCACCGCCGCCCTGCTGTCGGTCTCCGTGCTGGCGGGCTGCGGTGCCGACGCGCCGGACGAGGACCTGTCGGCGCAGAAGCCGAGCTGGGAGGACTGCCCGGCTCCCTCCGCGGCGGAGGGCGGCGGTGACGCCCCCTCGTCCCTGCCGAACGGCGACCAGTGGCAGTGCGCCACCCTGAAGGCTCCCCTCGACTGGGACAGGCCCAAGGGCGACACGATCGACCTCGCGCTGATCCGGGCGAAGGCGAGCGGTGCCGCGGACCGGCGCATCGGCTCGCTGGTCTTCAACTTCGGCGGCCCCGGCGGCTCGGGCGTCACCACCCTGCCGTCCTTCGCCGACGCCTACACGACTCTGCGCACCCGCTACGACCTGGTGAGTTTCGACCCTCGCGGGGTCGGCCGCAGCGCGCCCGTGGAGTGCGAGAACGACGCCCGGCTCGACGCCTTCTTCCAGCGGGACGCCACCCCCGACGACGCGGCCGAGCGCACCGAACTGCTGGCGGACACCAAGGAGTTCAACGCGGCCTGCGAGGACAACTCCAAGAAGGTGCTGCCGCACGTGCGCACCACCGACGCGGCGCGCGACCTGGACCTCATGCGCCAGGTCCTCGGTGACGACAAGTTGCACTACTTCGGCATCTCGTACGGCACCGAACTCGGCGGTGTCTACGCCCACCTGTTCCCGAAGAGGGTCGGCCGCGCCGTCTTCGACGCGGTCGTCGACCCGACGCAGAACGCCGAACAGGGCTCGCTGGGACAGGCGAAGGGCTTCCAGCTCGCCCTGGACAACTTCGCCGCGGACTGCGCGTCCCAGAGCGGGGGCTGCCCGGTCGGTGACAGCGCTCAGGACGTCAAGGACCGCATCGCCGCACTGCTCGAGGACCTGGACAGCAAGCCGATCCCGGGTATCCCCCCGCGCGAACTGACCCAGACCGCGGCGACCAACGGCATCGCGCAGGCGCTGTACTCGAAGGACTTCTGGGAGTACCTCACCGAGGGCCTCGAACAGGCGTACGACGGTAACGGGCAGACCCTGATGGTGTTGTCCGACGCCATGAACGGACGCGGCCAGAACGGCGAGTACAGCAACATCACCGCGGCCAACACCTCCATCAACTGCGCCGACGACTCACCGCGCTACACCGCCGGGTACGTCGAGCGGAAACTGCCCGAGTTCCGGGCCGCCTCGCCGGTGTTCGGCGACTTCCTGGCCTGGGGCATGCTCACCTGCACCGACTGGGCGGTGCCGGGCGCCGCCGACCGTCCCGACGTCAGCGCGCCCGGATCCGCGCCGATCCTCGTCGTGGGCAACACCGGCGACCCCGCCACGCCGTACGAGGGTGCGCGGAGGATGGCGCAGGCACTCGGCGAGGGCGTCGGCGTCGAACTGACGTACAAGGGTCAGGGGCACGGGGCGTACGACAGCGGGAACAAGTGTGTACAGGACGCGGTGAACGGCTACCTGCTGGAGGGGAAGGTGCCGACGGCCGGGACCGTCTGCTCCTGA
- a CDS encoding lysylphosphatidylglycerol synthase transmembrane domain-containing protein encodes MEQQGVHPEDAEGTSDASARPGTGEADPKNPGEKAAQGSDPVVDEPEEAHADEVEGDEPLLPARVHRPSDLMRLLIGVLAVALLLAIAAFAHGTTSGLEQDINKGTGQAPDLLTKIAGLASSIAILLVPVAFAIERLIKRDGLRIADGVLAAVLAHGVTLATDLWVAEAAPGSIQEALTQPSPGDIHALTDPVHGYLAPVIAYMTAVGMSRRPRWRAVLWIVLLLDAFSMLVTGYTTPFSITLTVLIGWTVAYGTLYAVGSPNVRPTGQTLMAGLRTVGFHPVSAARDSAADTPENGDRGRRYFVTLEDGRPLDVTVVDREQQAQGFFYRAWRNLTLRGFATRSSLPSLRQALEQEALLAYAAIAAGANAPKLIATSELGPDAVMLVYEHTGGRTLDSLPDEEITDELLRDTWHQVRSLQSRRIAHRRLVGDAILVDRSGTVILTDLRVGEIAAGDLLLRMDVSQLLVTLGLRVGAERAVDAALSVLGPDAVADCLPMLQPIALSRSTRATLRRLARERAEREREAVLEASRQTRQTRLESASHATGPVLEKPDKKAVRAEARAEKRAIDEAVEEAREEDLLTQIRHQVLLIRPQAPVEPARLERVRPRTLISFMAGAIGAYFLLTQLTHIELGPLVANAEWGWVIAAVLFSAASYFAAAMALLGFVPERVPFLRTVAAQVAGSFVKIVAPAAVGGVALNTRFLQRAGVRPGLAVASVGASQLFGLGCHILMLLAFGYLTGTEKTPSLSPSRTVIAGLLTVAVLVLVVTSVPFLRKFVATRVRSLFAGVVPRMLDVLQRPQKLITGIGGMLLLTACFVMCLDASIRAFGDETTSLSIASVAVVFLAGNALGSAAPTPGGVGAVEATLTVGLIAVGLPKEVAAPAVLLFRLLTLWLPVLPGWLAFNHLTRKGAL; translated from the coding sequence ATGGAGCAGCAGGGCGTGCACCCCGAGGACGCGGAGGGCACCTCTGACGCTTCGGCCCGCCCCGGCACCGGCGAGGCGGACCCGAAGAACCCCGGAGAGAAGGCGGCGCAGGGCTCCGATCCCGTCGTCGACGAGCCGGAGGAGGCGCACGCCGACGAGGTCGAGGGCGACGAACCGCTCCTGCCCGCGCGCGTGCACCGGCCCTCCGATCTGATGCGGCTCCTGATCGGCGTACTGGCCGTCGCCCTGCTGCTGGCCATCGCCGCGTTCGCGCACGGCACCACCTCGGGTCTCGAACAGGACATCAACAAGGGCACCGGACAGGCGCCCGACCTGCTCACCAAGATCGCGGGGCTGGCGTCCAGCATCGCCATCCTCCTGGTGCCGGTCGCGTTCGCGATCGAGCGGCTGATCAAGCGCGACGGGCTGCGCATCGCCGACGGCGTGCTCGCGGCGGTCCTCGCGCACGGGGTGACCCTCGCCACCGACCTGTGGGTCGCCGAAGCCGCCCCCGGCTCGATCCAGGAGGCGCTCACCCAGCCCTCCCCCGGCGACATCCACGCCCTCACCGACCCGGTGCACGGCTATCTGGCCCCGGTCATCGCCTACATGACCGCGGTCGGCATGTCCCGTCGACCACGCTGGCGGGCCGTGCTGTGGATCGTGCTGCTGCTCGACGCCTTCTCGATGCTCGTCACCGGCTACACGACACCGTTCTCGATCACCCTGACGGTGCTGATCGGCTGGACCGTGGCCTACGGCACGCTGTACGCGGTCGGCTCGCCCAACGTCCGTCCCACCGGCCAGACACTGATGGCGGGCCTCAGAACGGTCGGCTTCCACCCGGTGAGCGCCGCCCGCGACTCCGCGGCGGACACCCCGGAGAACGGCGACCGCGGCCGACGCTACTTCGTCACCCTGGAGGACGGCCGGCCACTGGACGTGACGGTGGTCGACCGGGAGCAGCAGGCCCAGGGGTTCTTCTACCGTGCCTGGCGCAACCTCACGCTGCGCGGCTTCGCCACCCGCAGCAGCCTCCCGTCGCTGCGGCAGGCGCTGGAGCAGGAGGCGCTGCTCGCCTACGCGGCCATCGCGGCCGGCGCCAACGCCCCCAAGCTGATCGCCACCTCGGAACTGGGTCCCGACGCGGTGATGCTCGTCTACGAGCACACCGGTGGCCGCACCCTCGACTCGCTCCCGGACGAGGAGATCACCGACGAGTTGCTGCGCGACACCTGGCACCAGGTGCGCTCCCTGCAGTCCCGGCGGATCGCGCACCGCAGGCTGGTCGGTGACGCGATTCTGGTGGATCGTTCCGGCACGGTGATCCTCACCGACCTGCGCGTCGGCGAGATCGCGGCGGGCGACCTGCTGCTGCGCATGGACGTCTCCCAGTTGCTGGTGACGCTCGGCCTGCGGGTGGGCGCCGAGCGTGCCGTGGACGCCGCGCTGAGCGTGCTCGGCCCCGACGCGGTGGCCGACTGCCTGCCGATGCTCCAGCCCATCGCGCTGAGCCGCTCCACGCGCGCGACGCTGCGCAGACTGGCCAGGGAACGCGCCGAGCGGGAACGCGAGGCGGTCCTGGAGGCCTCCCGGCAGACCAGGCAGACCCGTCTGGAGTCGGCGTCGCACGCCACCGGGCCGGTACTCGAGAAGCCCGACAAGAAGGCCGTGCGGGCGGAGGCCAGGGCCGAGAAGCGGGCCATCGACGAGGCCGTGGAGGAGGCGCGCGAGGAGGATCTGCTCACCCAGATCCGCCACCAGGTGCTGCTGATCAGACCGCAGGCGCCGGTCGAGCCCGCCCGGCTGGAGCGGGTCCGGCCACGCACGCTGATCAGTTTCATGGCCGGCGCCATCGGCGCCTACTTCCTGCTGACGCAGCTCACGCACATCGAGCTGGGTCCGCTCGTGGCCAACGCCGAGTGGGGCTGGGTCATCGCCGCGGTGCTGTTCTCCGCGGCGAGCTACTTCGCGGCGGCCATGGCCCTGCTGGGCTTCGTGCCCGAGCGGGTGCCGTTCCTGCGCACCGTCGCGGCGCAGGTCGCCGGATCGTTCGTGAAGATCGTCGCGCCGGCCGCGGTGGGCGGTGTCGCGCTGAACACGCGTTTCCTGCAGCGCGCGGGAGTGCGGCCGGGGCTCGCGGTGGCCAGTGTCGGCGCGTCGCAGCTGTTCGGGCTCGGCTGCCACATCCTGATGCTGCTGGCGTTCGGTTATCTGACCGGCACCGAGAAGACGCCGTCGCTGTCGCCGTCCCGGACGGTCATCGCCGGTCTGCTGACGGTCGCCGTGCTCGTGCTGGTCGTGACCTCGGTGCCGTTCCTGCGGAAGTTCGTCGCCACGCGCGTGAGGTCGCTCTTCGCGGGCGTCGTGCCGCGCATGCTCGACGTGCTCCAGCGACCGCAGAAGCTGATCACCGGCATCGGCGGCATGCTGCTGCTGACGGCCTGCTTCGTGATGTGCCTGGACGCCTCGATCCGCGCGTTCGGCGACGAGACCACCTCGCTGAGCATCGCCAGCGTCGCCGTCGTCTTCCTCGCGGGCAACGCGCTGGGATCCGCCGCGCCGACCCCGGGCGGTGTGGGCGCGGTGGAGGCGACCCTGACGGTCGGGCTGATCGCCGTCGGTCTCCCCAAGGAGGTCGCCGCTCCGGCCGTGCTGCTGTTCCGGCTGCTGACCCTGTGGCTGCCTGTGCTTCCGGGCTGGCTGGCCTTCAACCACCTGACACGCAAGGGCGCGCTGTAG
- a CDS encoding MGMT family protein, whose translation MSEESLPVDVRAEHADALPEYAERVLDVAERIPPGHVMTYGDVAEWLEEGGPRQVGRVMALYGGAVPWWRVVRADGVLLPGHELEALGRYRTEGTPLRDASRATEGHQPRIDMRRARWGGGERAEGHT comes from the coding sequence ATGAGCGAGGAGAGCCTTCCGGTCGACGTCCGCGCGGAGCACGCGGACGCGCTGCCGGAGTACGCCGAGCGGGTCCTCGATGTCGCCGAACGGATCCCGCCCGGGCACGTGATGACCTATGGCGACGTCGCCGAGTGGCTGGAGGAGGGCGGGCCGCGTCAGGTCGGACGCGTCATGGCCCTCTACGGAGGAGCCGTCCCGTGGTGGCGGGTCGTCCGCGCGGACGGCGTCCTGCTCCCGGGCCACGAACTGGAGGCGCTCGGCCGCTACCGCACCGAGGGCACCCCCCTGAGGGACGCGAGCAGAGCCACCGAGGGCCATCAGCCCCGTATCGACATGAGACGGGCGCGATGGGGCGGCGGCGAACGCGCGGAAGGTCACACCTGA